From Vidua macroura isolate BioBank_ID:100142 chromosome 8, ASM2450914v1, whole genome shotgun sequence, one genomic window encodes:
- the NEUROG3 gene encoding neurogenin-3: protein MAPQSDRSPDEGQPYFGGAEDPPSAAGGASAGSRGASPARTALAPRDTAARRKGKARRGRGKARNEGLLSKQKRSRRMKANDRERNRMHHLNSALDALRSVLPTFPDDAKLTKIETLRFAHNYIWALTQSLRLAEQNLPEPPAPPPPPAAAASPGPWDSPCPAAPPPVALRRGPAAFPAFL from the coding sequence ATGGCCCCGCAGAGCGACCGCTCGCCGGACGAAGGGCAGCCGTATTTCGGCGGTGCCGAGGACCCCCCCTCGGCGGCCGGCGGGGCCTCCGCGGGCAGCAGGGGCGCCTCGCCCGCCCGCACCGCCCTGGCCCCGCGGGACACGGCGGCCCGCAGGAAGGGGaaggcgcggcggggccgcggcaaGGCGCGGAACGAGGGCTTGCTCAGCAAGCAGAAGAGGAGCCGGCGCATGAAGGCAAACGACCGGGAGAGAAACCGCATGCACCACCTCAACTCCGCCCTGGACGCTCTCCGCAGCGTCCTGCCCACCTTCCCTGACGACGCCAAGCTCACCAAGATCGAGACGCTCCGCTTCGCCCACAACTACATCTGGGCGCTCACACAGAGCCTCCGCCTGGCCGAGCAGAACCTGCCCGagccccccgcgccgccgccaccccccgcggccgccgcttCCCCCGGGCCCTGGGACTCGCCCTGCCctgcggccccgccgcccgtcGCCCtgcgccgcggccccgccgccttCCCCGCCTTCCTCTGA